In the Limanda limanda chromosome 15, fLimLim1.1, whole genome shotgun sequence genome, CAATTTGTGCTGAAAGAACACCTCTGAACTCACTTGGCTCGTCGACCAATGGTGAGACCTCAGTCCGTGTGGCTTTCTGCGTGTGATAAAAAGGCAAAGAGGAGTAAAATCTTACACAAATATTTATAATGGCGCTGAGAGGAgtccaacacaaacagactgaGTCACAGCCTCTTTCCCAGAGTCTTCATCAATCCTCCCAAACCCACTGAGGAGTGAAAACTTAAAAGTCAGCACGGCACATCCACCCCCAGCTGCTGCTAAAGTACTCCAGAGCACATTGTCATATATTCTGGGCTCAAACGTAGGTCTATAGATTTCatgtgcaatatatatatatatatatatatatatatatatatatatatatatacatatatatatagtgtatgcATTTATATTCATATCCAGTTAATCAATGTATCTGATTAATGCATTtgtatatacagtttataaCCAAAAAAGTGTCTTTATGTTGCTCTTTTTATACAGATAATTCTTCGAGAGTCAGTCGCCGTCTCAGCATCTCTTTTCTTCAAATTTATTGAAGTTTTTTAACGCATAATTTTATCCTCATCGCACACAGCTCCCACAGTTCTGACCTTTTTAATCCCGACTCATTTAGATTAGTTGAATTGCGTTTCATGAGTCCTCAAAGGCTTTTCGTCTTTTGTGTAATGAAAAGCAGCGCAAACGGCCGTATGCAAATATTGTCGGGCAAATGTATCATTTGAAAAACCATCAGTGTGAAACAATCACGTTTCTGCAGAGGGTGATTTTTGGTGCCGAGGCTGAAGCACTGGCAGAAAACAACTGCATCATTATTCCTATATCTGCTAATTCGCTTCTCCCCAGTCtcacaataacaaacatttcactttcagttcaGTTTTGCAGTTAatggatattttttttcattttatttaaagatgaaagattttcctttattttctcaCACATTTGCAGCAACGCTCTTCCACTTTGATCCCTcgcaaaatataaaacacacagaatttAAGCACCACCACTGAAGCTGTCTTTAAAGAACAATGTTTGGTTGAATGGAGCAAATTTATAGTTTTGAATCTGGTTTTCACTTTATATTTCTTCTTACTCTGGATGTGAGAAGTGGCCGTCAATCACTGGATTTTCCCCAATTGTGTGAAACCTGACACACTTTCTCAAGCCTAACTTTTTTTAAACGGGCACCACCACCCCCCTTAGGGCTGTTCCAGGGCACTGGCTTTAAAGAGATGTGTCGGCCACTGTAGTCGAACGATATCCAGAGTTTCCAAATGCACAGGTCAGCTCTCCTCTATTCTTAGAGCCTTGTCACTGAGGATCTTGCTGACTACCCTGGTGATCTGTCAAGGAGACGGCCTCTCCCGCTGCTGATTTGTTACAGCACTGCCTTCCTTCCCCTGACTCAGAGAAGCCTAAGTGGTGTCCTGCCTTCTCCCATTGACTTACTGGGTAGTACTTTCAAGCTATCCCAAAATTGGGATGCACCGATCTGATACTGGTTTCAGATATTGGCCTGATACTCCGTCAATTAGCTGGATTGTCATGTATCAGACATATCTATGGGATCAGGCAATTCAATTCATTTCTTTGttatttcatgtttatattcatcTGTGCACCAGTCGATAAACAAGCAGTGACAATCACATGTCCAAAGTCTGTATTATTCCACCATAGCCTGTAGCAGCAGTGCAGCACAAACTCTTCAATCCCCAACAAACTCAAACACTGACCACAAATATTAATCCGCCAGCAATACAATACGGAATGTGTCATTTTCTGTACTCTAGTGACAAATGCTGACATTATACCAATCCACTCAATAAACTATGGAAAAAAAGCTCAGGTAATCTTTGAAAATTGATTTCTCACGCATGGAGGCAGCTCAAGATAAAGGATCAGCATTTTGAAGTTGTTTCATGCTAACACTACGCAGCTcctacactgtaaaaaagaaaaagttgagaaaacGTAAAATATCAAGGCAACATGATGCAAgagatttttgagttttctcaaCTTTTGCCTGCTGTTGTTGACTTAACTAAGGTTTTCAAGTTCTGCAAAGAGTTCTGCCAACTTGGATCTTCTTGTTCACCTAATTAGGATAATCATGTGAGACTAATAAAGAAATTCTTGCTTGAATGCCATGTATTTCTACCTTCACCaaatgcagatttttttgttgaattaatAAACAATTATGCCCCTCAATGTCATGCATTTGTACCTCCTTTAAACGTAGGTATTCTTGTTGAATAAACGTACAATTATCCCTTCAATGGCATATATTCCTAGATgcaccaaacacaaatattcttgttgaataaacatgttgctgtaattttattattataaaatgctaaacagataataaataaaacacagtacAGCTGAATGTTAtctgaaatatttctttatttctttatatttttttatttattttgaacaggCGGGTTAAGCgcctttgtaaaaaaacattcttcTCAAATTAGTTTGCAACATCAAATTGAATGACTAACCATTtttgcacacacatacaacaatgtgtattcaaacacatacacatacaacaatgtgtatatttagacacatacacattgtgtatgtgtattcaaacacatacacatacaacaatgtgtatatttaaacacatacacatacacatacacaatgtgtatttaaacacatacacatacaacaatgtgtatatttaaacacatacacatacaacaatgtgtatatttaaacacatacacatacaacaatgtgtatttaaacacatacacatacaacaatgtgtatatttaaacacatacacatacaacaaggtgtatatttaaacacatacacatacacaatgtgtatttaaacacatacacatacaacaatgtgtatatttaaacacatacacatacaacaatgtgtatatctaaacacatacacatacaacaatatgtatatttaaacacatacacatacacaatgtgtattcaaacacatacacaatgtgtattcaaacacatacacaatgtgtattcaaaataaaagtttcgtTTTCAAAGATCTTGTGCGCTGGGAGCACCGAGAGCCACCAAGCTCAAAAAAGATAGTCTGGATGGCTTCAAATGTATACCTCAACTGTTTGGGGTAATTTATATTGAGGGCATATAGAAGGCCAAAGAGGTAGGCGAACGCAGAGGAGAGGTTTTCCATTTCATGCAGCACGATGCCCCCTTCCAAAACAACTGCATGGTCTCGAGCATGTGAGATGTCGGCTTCGTCATCTAGGATGGTGTGGATGGCCACAGACGCCCCTTCCAGCACTGGTGCCAAAATGTAAGTGTCCTgaggaaaaataacagatgCATTTGAGCCTTGACAAACTAGAAAGAGCATTTtctgaagaaaatgtgtgtgaatgctgaGAAGGTCCGTGCTAAAGCTGAAAAGAATAATTTGTAGGCTGAGATATGATTGGCTTCATAACGGCTaaaaacagttgaaatgttaaaaaggcAGAAGAAAATGGGCAGCTATACACTGGAACCTGACAGCCAAAGAAAATTGATGAAGCAATGGCAACATAGCTGACGTAATAGCTGAAAATAGATTTAGTAGTTTAGAAGTAGAACTTGTGAAAAGGAGGTTGATTTACATGAATTGTAAAAAAGTTAGTGTGaacaatgtatgaaaatatgaacaaatcagAGAAATATGATTACTGCACTGATAAACTGCACTGGGGAGGTGTATATTTCCATTTTGGATGAACTACTACTTTAAAACATCTCATGAGAATGAGGAATTAGCTACATGGCCTGAAGTATTTATCTTTTTGCTACAGTTACTAGTACTTACCAAGCACTTCATGAAAACCTTTTTGGTATCTTCGCGGAGGAAAATGGGCAAGCCTCTCAGTGCTGCTGTCTTTCGGTGTGTAACAATGTCAGATGTCTAAAGAGTATCCAGtggaaaataagtatttcaATAAGTATAGTACTGTACTGAACATACACATAAtgcaaaatcagaaatcttttaTAGTACTGAAGATGAAGCACAcacaactttactttaacaaattaaaatactgttaaaCCAAATgccaccaaaacacaaaggaaggaCTGCGGACATCCATTTTTACTGAAGCATATCCACTAAGGTAGTTTTTACAGCAGCCAAcatctttttctgtgtctgttataAGAAAGTATATTCATGCTCTTCTAAAAATGCCAGGCAAAGGAGCACTTCACTCACCTGATCATCGAGTTTATCAAGGAGGTCTTCCATTTCTTGGCCAAAACCACCCTTCTTAGTCCGGTAGAGTTTTAGCAGGCCAGGTCCAAATCTTTCAAGAGATGCATTAAAAGTCCCCAGGAGGTCTTTGCTGGTGATACGCCGAAATTCTTCAGATATCTAAACAAGACAATCAACAAAATATTGTAATTAATTGTAATTGCAATTTCAATTAAgcatggggattttttttttctttaactggaagaaatgggcttccataggaGTGAGATGGTTAGGGTAAGAAAATTAGGACAGGTCACAGAATCTAATGGATCATagatttaaatgtaacactggCAAGACAGAATTGACACATTTCCCCAGTAGATACTGTTCTTCTTCAAGAAAAGCCAATGTAGTTGTATAAGACAATTGCTAAATAAATTAGGACATCCTTACCTCCTGAGACAAAAACAGCGCAGGCCACCTCTCTTGGACCTCAGATACCATAGGCTGACAGATCattatgttttccttctcctgaggagagactctgtctaaaacgaatgcttgcaccatgttgttgtgatcgttgttgtgtttttttcttaaagggcaaaaataccgtctgaaagttgcaattccgttttcaacttttttttgttgagggggggggggggctcttgcatagagcgCCAAATATGCTAGgaccgcccctgtgtagcgcagtgtttctctgtatggtgcgccccgccggtgcggcgcggaggcataacaggcgcgcaaccgggaggaggaaatgagaggcggatctaatattatagccgaactaatgttttgacgtccgcactctttaacggcggagcagtaaacaaacaaacaaatcgctctttcgccgtagccaggggtctgcagcccgcggctctgcagcccctccgcagtggctccctgtgcagtgttgtgcatgtcgcgcatatttttcgcgaacagtgaactttacgatcagttttcatatgttgaatgtgcacgttagggaacgtcatccactatttgcagcatctaccactgcagtgagaattgccttgcctttcgttactttacacccctgacgcacacatacaacatgaaagatacagagcgttccttaataacatactttttaatctttgggttttggggaaaggagcaagtctcatcaagtcaaaaggctcaagaccaagtgaagtcacgagtcattgatgtccaagtccaagtcgagttgcaagtctctttacattttgtcaagtcgagtctaaagtcatcaaattcatgactcgagtctgactcgagtccaagtcatgtgactcgagtccacacctctggtAAAAACGCACTTACCATACCTTCTTGAGCAAAATTGTTGTGGGCTCCACGTCGTTGTCCATACAGAAAATGTCCGTCGCTCAGGTTCAGCAGAGAGCCGTTAAAACCGGTTTAAACTGGAATCTACTGAGTTGGCCCAACTTAACTCAAAAATCTGCTCAAAAATTTACAAATCCTTGTTGTGCTGATTTAAAATAGTAGTTAGGACAACAACGAGAGAAAATTGCTGGACAGACAAGATTTTATAGATTGCATATTGCAAAGCCTTATTTCTGAgtcagtttaatttgaaaactcttATGAGATCAACAATTACTAGTTACCATTTTTACAGTGTACGGCTTCTGCAGAAATATTTAAGAACGTGTGGGATTAGTTTGGCTGTAAATATGTGTAGTAAAATTGAGAAAGTAATATTTAAGCCTGACGGAATGATCTCAGGCTGCAGATTTCTCGCACTGCTTTAAAGTGTATTCCCAAAAGTAATGAGCAGTTCTATCAAGCATTCACTGTGAGAAAACTCCAGCTGGAAAACCGCATTTTCACGCCGGCCTGCTGCCTCTCACTCATGTTTGACTACACTCGCAAACAGAAGAGGCCACATCCTCATCAAACAGCCGCTTTTCAGAGCTAATGCTGTGTCATATTCCGCTTGCCAAGGTCCAGGGTGTCCGAATCCTGCCTGTCCCGCGGAGTTTGCTAATGAGCCCAGGACTTGATCTCTCTCTGACCCCCCTCTTACAGGCCGTCACCCCACAGAAAACATTTGCAAGTCATTGTTGCCAGATGACATTTAAACTAGTGCAAAAATCACAGCTTGTGGTCTGGTGGTGTTGGTGTCATCATTAGCAAAACATTCTGGACTTCCCCTTAATCTTTACACAAGGTCAATTTCACAAGAAGCTGATTTAAAAAGGAAACCTAACTGAAGGGCGCACAACTTCATAACAGGGCATTCTTTGAGTTGTTATAAATGTGGGGAGAGTTTAATGATGCAGtagttctctctctgtctttaaaTTTAGTTACTGCCTCTATCCTTAGCTGGAGTGGGCTGTTTAACAGCAGGTGCACAAGGTCAGCTTGAAAAGTGATTCCAATTTGCTGCCACTCTGGTGTGAAAACGTGTGCTATTTCTGACTGTATGAATCAGCAACACAACCGTGCTTCGGTCATGAATTATTAAAATCACAGTTTGAACTCCCTTCATTGTGTATTTGGAGTAGTTTTTCCAGTTATTTGTGGTTTGCATAGCATTGGAATGAGAAAAGAGAGCAGCAGATGGTACTTTTGGTCAAAGCCTCTGAGGTTATTGTCTGATTGATTAAAGGAAACCTTGGGGCCTTTAAAGAAGCGCCACAGAGGACTGTGAGACATCAAGGTGACTGTTAGGTGAGGTGACAGAAGATGAACCTTTGTCCCAGGAAGTGATCCGGAATACAGACGTGCACACTAAGAGGCTCAACTTTCCCCTCGTCTTCCACGCTGGGCGGTGAACACTAACCTGTGTTGGCAGCGTTCTACAGTTTCCCTCTTCACTGCTTCTGGTGGGCAACCTTCCACGAActggtttttcctttttttccccacaaacaAGACTGACAGTGCCCCAACACGCCGCTGTTCATCTTTGCTAATTAAATCAGACAACACGTTGGTCACAGTTATGCTGGCTATCAATCACACAGGAAGACCAACAAactgggggggggtggaaagTCGCATGATGAACGTTCTGTCCTGTTTGTACCTTTATCCGCTGCCTGGGCCGCCTGCAGTAAAGCCTGTATTTATTAGTGTTGTGAGAAATAATCGAAGCACTTTAAAGCTCATTTAATTTTCCGTTTGAATCCTGGGATTTGCACACATTCGCTAAATTGGTCGTTCTAGGTACCAGCAGAATTAGGTGCTTTGAAGTGCCACCTGCCTTAAAGCACTCAGGCTGCTGGTTTGAGAAATGCTGTCACCAGAAATATAAGGGAATGATGATTACTGTTTATTAAACTGTGCTGTCACTGGTAACACTGGCGTCTGCATCCTCTTTCTGAGCCTGAACCCAAGTGAGGTCCATTCTTAACCCTTCAGACAAACCTTCATTTGAAAGGAAcaagaaaaacatcagaaaaggAACATTTTCTTTCAATTGTCAAACGCCTTTATCTGAACCTTCCCTTTTTCCTCGTCCTGGTTTTTCTACACTTTGTTGTCCACATTATTCTTGGTCTTTTatcttttagttattttttaggTTTTATTTCAGAGcagtaaaaagagagagaggcgatCAGACTGAATAAAGAACAAATTAATCTGGTGTTCAACAAGTTGAAGTGTCTGTGATTTTCTGCTGGAACAAGGTAATCAGAGTTGGAAAGCCTCCCTCAGCTTTCTCCAACCGTCGGAAGGAAAATAAGAATCCTCTTCTTACTCCAGTACAATCTGTACTGTGACTCCTGCAGGTTTTCTGTGAAATCTGTCCTGTATTTAAACCCTCTTCATCAATACCGTTCTCAGGAACTCAAATATTTTTCTAATTTTGGAAAAACTGACACCCCTAGGTTTTACTCTCAAAGTCTGTTGTGACTTGGTTTCACCTGAAGGGAATATTTTTCAATAGTAGCTTTTTATCTCATTCTAAATAATATCCACAGGTTTCTTTCGTATGACTGTATTATTGATGAATTCAGActatttgaaatatttaatacaatttcaattctcacacatttacattcattaaAGTATCTTAACTAAGTTTAAAAGACCTTATTATCTGATTaccgtgtttttttttaatggattcAAATGTTCAATGACAATTAAAAACAGCAGATCAGGGGTATAATGTTTTcaattaattaaatacattCAATTAAGGGATCCTTGTGATATGAATTGTAGTTTATTCAGTCTATTTTCATAAAACCCAGAAAACCAGTGAATGTTAAAGTAAATGTTCAAACAACCATCACGTATTTATACAAcaatcccccccaccaccacctttacctctaaatatttatgtttgcaCTATGTGAAtgctctttcttcctcctgcacTGAGTCTGAATTTCTACTTGCATTCGAGTGAGATACTACATGTGGGAGACGGGTCTACAGCTGTCAGTTCTATCAATATGTTTGAGGCTATAGCCTGTGGTGAAGTTGCATTCGATTGCATAGTTATATAGGGACCTCTGTttttcctaaccctaaccctgtttcACCTCTGAGCCGTGTTTGTATTCAGGATTCAGCTCCGGTGTTGCTCAGTCCTGTTGCACAttgtttttccctctgtcaATACAGATGTTTAGTCTGTTTGACTAGTAAACACAGTCTCCGAGTACAGTGCAGCCCTAATGGCCCAGCTGGctgagagctgcagcagtgtgGAGGAGCACGGTTCTGATGTGAAAGCACAGGAGTTATGCATTTTGCATCAAAACATTACAGGCGAGCCTcaggtgttttctctctctctctctcaactaCTATATATTTCTGTCATCATAGCTGCCGTGAAGCTTCCAGTAGAGTTCGCGAGAGAAGACTGCAAAGAGAATAGCTTTCTACAGTTGATGCGTCCTTTGAAAAGCAGCATTGATATTCTTGTCTTTAATAGATGGATGCCTACGTGCACACAACATTCTGCAACATGGACTCGTgcactcaatcaatcaatcgagAAAAAGAGTTGGTTCTAACAGCCTTAACGTGAAGTAGTCTGTCCTAAACTTTATTTGAATTGTTGGAAAGGTACAAGGTCACATTCCTGATgtgattaaaacatatttttgttatcatattcaacacacacatactttttATCGTAAGAACCAAACACGAGTAAATTCACCTTTGCTCTTGTTATTCACACCATCTTGAATGAGCTGGTAAAAATAAAGAGCGAAGGCATGTGAGTAAAGTGGATCACATGGTTTTGATGCTTCTAAACAACTAAAGACCTTCAGAAAATCTTGCAGTTACTAACATATATACAATTTAGCCAATATCAGTTATTcagatgttttattaatttgtgcACAAAGGCTTGTGAGTAGTTTTTTGCGTCGGCATGTCATAAAGCTGGAACAGGCCAAGCGACTCACTCTGTGTAATGCATCGTGTGAACATCGCCCATGCCACATGTGCAGGTGATGCGTTagtctttgtgtgttgtagACATGATGATCTAACGAGGAGCATAATTAATACATGTCAGCTAGAGGGAGGGAGATAAAAATATAGGAGTAAATATAGAAGCAGTGTGAAGACGCCTGTGAGGCTCGAGGAGTTATAGACGACAGATGGCATCAGGTAAAAGACCTCACACCGTACTCCAGGAGATATTGAGAGAAGGGATAATTACTACTGTCCAGTGGTGTTAAGAGGGGATCATCATCACATCAGAGTCATGGGTGAAAAGGCgcccacaggaagtgaagtgtctTCCTGCTTTCAATTCTTGGGTCTTTTGGTCTTgatttcattcttatttttatgCCTCGTTCTTTTTTTCCCATCTGAGCATCAGCTCAAGGTCATGTCTCTGATTTAGTAAGTAGAGcagaaatggaaatggaaaggACTTGGATggaagggggcggggggggggggggggggtgagatgtGTATACCCATGTGGGTAATAATATTAACCCAAAGGTAAAAGAGGGGAAACtgtatcaaaacaaaacaatttcatAGGTTCAGACACTTGATGGGATCAGCATGAAACCACATTATGGACCGATTCCTCTTTGTTCTTCTGATTGTTACAAGATGGAACCTCGCTTATATTGCGTCATCTCTCAAACCTGACCACAGGCCGTCTGATGCTCCCGCTTCCTTTCCTCTCATCGGGTCgaccgggggggtgggggtcacGGGTGTGACGTTACAATAGGTGGG is a window encoding:
- the LOC133020823 gene encoding uncharacterized protein LOC133020823 isoform X3, whose product is MISEEFRRITSKDLLGTFNASLERFGPGLLKLYRTKKGGFGQEMEDLLDKLDDQTSDIVTHRKTAALRGLPIFLREDTKKVFMKCLDTYILAPVLEGASVAIHTILDDEADISHARDHAVVLEGGIVLHEMENLSSAFAYLFGLLYALNINYPKQLRYTFEAIQTIFFELGGSRCSQRTRSLKTKLLF
- the LOC133020823 gene encoding uncharacterized protein LOC133020823 isoform X2 translates to MDNDVEPTTILLKKISEEFRRITSKDLLGTFNASLERFGPGLLKLYRTKKGGFGQEMEDLLDKLDDQTSDIVTHRKTAALRGLPIFLREDTKKVFMKCLDTYILAPVLEGASVAIHTILDDEADISHARDHAVVLEGGIVLHEMENLSSAFAYLFGLLYALNINYPKQLRYTFEAIQTIFFELGGSRCSQRTRSLKTKLLF
- the LOC133020823 gene encoding uncharacterized protein LOC133020823 isoform X1 — protein: MVQAFVLDRVSPQEKENIMICQPMVSEVQERWPALFLSQEISEEFRRITSKDLLGTFNASLERFGPGLLKLYRTKKGGFGQEMEDLLDKLDDQTSDIVTHRKTAALRGLPIFLREDTKKVFMKCLDTYILAPVLEGASVAIHTILDDEADISHARDHAVVLEGGIVLHEMENLSSAFAYLFGLLYALNINYPKQLRYTFEAIQTIFFELGGSRCSQRTRSLKTKLLF